Proteins encoded within one genomic window of Tachysurus vachellii isolate PV-2020 chromosome 16, HZAU_Pvac_v1, whole genome shotgun sequence:
- the wnt16 gene encoding protein Wnt-16 encodes MEKRSSSWGLHLFQLFFLVLLSGYPLCCHGSWMWLGITSVGVVEKMGCANLPLSSKQKDVCKRKPYLLPSIKDGARLGITECQSQFRHERWNCSTSKQPSVFGYELNSGTKESAFIYAIMAAGLVHSVTRACSAGNMTECSCDTTLTGSGSQTEGWHWGGCSDDIGYGTWFSRRFIDHATKNASVQGDETMLIMNQHNSEAGRQAVAKTMWTDCRCHGVSGSCAVKTCWKTMASFVRVGNYLKDRYENSVQVLDRTKRKFRRKEKEQRHMPISREELIFLNKSPNYCVEDRRLGVTGTRGRRCNRTSAGPDGCNLLCCGRGYNTHVVRHVERCECKFIWCCYVRCRRCETMNDIHTCK; translated from the exons ATGGAGAAGCGCAGCAGCAGCTGGGGATTACATTTGTTCCAGCTTTTCTTTCTCGTCTTGCTCTCAGGTTATCCGTTATGTTGTCACGGAAGCTGGAT GTGGCTGGGCATCACCTCTGTCGGGGTAGTGGAGAAGATGGGATGCGCGAATTTGCCGCTGTCCAGCAAGCAGAAGGACGTGTGTAAGCGGAAGCCTTACCTGCTTCCCAGCATTAAAGACGGAGCGCGTTTGGGCATCACAGAGTGTCAGTCTCAGTTCAGACATGAGCGCTGGAACTGCAGCACCAGCAAACAGCCCTCTGTGTTCGGCTACGAGCTCAACAGCG GAACAAAAGAGTCAGCGTTCATCTACGCTATCATGGCAGCAGGTCTGGTCCACTCAGTCACCCGGGCCTGCAGTGCAGGGAACATGACCGAGTGCTCGTGTGACACCACGCTAACAGGCAGTGGCTCACAAACAGAGGGCTGGCACTGGGGCGGCTGCTCGGATGACATCGGCTACGGGACGTGGTTCAGTCGCCGGTTTATTGACCATGCAACAAAGAATGCTTCTGTGCAAGGAGATGAGACCATGCTCATTATGAACCAGCATAACAGCGAGGCAGGGAGACAG gcTGTGGCCAAGACGATGTGGACGGACTGCCGCTGTCATGGCGTCTCAGGCTCCTGTGCTGTAAAGACATGCTGGAAGACCATGGCATCCTTTGTGCGTGTAGGCAACTACCTAAAGGACCGTTATGAGAATAGCGTACAGGTGCTAGACCGCACCAAGCGCAAATTCCGTCGTAAGGAAAAGGAACAACGGCACATGCCCATCAGTCGGGAAGAGCTCATATTCCTCAACAAGTCACCCAATTATTGTGTGGAGGACAGGCGCCTGGGGGTGACCGGGACTCGAGGGCGCCGGTGCAACCGCACATCTGCCGGGCCAGACGGCTGCAACTTACTGTGCTGCGGACGCGGATACAACACACACGTGGTGCGTCATGTGGAGCGCTGCGAGTGCAAGTTCATCTGGTGCTGCTACGTGCGCTGCCGGCGATGCGAGACCATGAATGACATTCACACATGCAAATAA